The following are encoded in a window of Risungbinella massiliensis genomic DNA:
- the licT gene encoding BglG family transcription antiterminator LicT translates to MDIKKVFNNNVVLTENQQGQELVVMGRGLAFQKRPGDSIDERVIEKTFVLENQDVSDKLGELLRDVDERYLEFADRIISDARRKLQHKLDDYLYVALADHISFAINRHKQGLHLHNALTWDIRKFYKQEYQIGLKALDMMEDEMGVRLPEDEAASIALHLVNSQTSGENLESITKVTKIVNDILSIVTFHYQMELDDSSISYERFVTHLRFFVFRLLREEIHEGDLDVFLYEQVQKQYKTAFECSERIASYIQKAHGWSITPDEKVYLTLHIQRVTKRQQLYNDSTSNKGL, encoded by the coding sequence ATGGACATTAAAAAGGTATTTAATAACAATGTCGTCCTAACTGAAAATCAGCAAGGTCAGGAACTCGTTGTCATGGGAAGAGGGCTAGCCTTCCAAAAGAGACCAGGTGACTCTATTGACGAACGGGTGATCGAGAAGACATTCGTTCTTGAAAACCAAGACGTGTCCGACAAACTTGGTGAGCTTTTAAGAGATGTCGATGAGAGATATTTAGAGTTTGCTGATCGAATCATTTCCGATGCTCGTCGGAAGTTACAACATAAGCTTGATGATTATTTGTATGTGGCGCTTGCTGATCATATTAGTTTTGCGATCAATCGCCATAAGCAAGGTTTACATCTACACAATGCCTTGACTTGGGATATTCGCAAGTTTTATAAACAGGAGTATCAAATTGGTTTGAAGGCTTTGGATATGATGGAAGACGAGATGGGTGTTCGCTTGCCAGAAGATGAAGCAGCATCGATTGCCTTACATTTGGTTAATAGTCAAACATCTGGTGAGAATCTTGAGTCGATTACGAAGGTCACCAAGATTGTCAACGATATATTAAGTATTGTCACGTTTCATTATCAAATGGAGCTAGATGATTCCTCAATTAGCTATGAGCGATTTGTTACACACCTACGCTTTTTTGTCTTTCGCTTGTTACGAGAGGAAATACATGAAGGTGACCTCGATGTCTTTTTGTATGAACAAGTACAAAAACAATATAAAACGGCATTTGAATGTAGTGAACGTATCGCTTCTTATATTCAGAAAGCACATGGGTGGAGTATCACACCTGATGAAAAGGTATATTTAACGCTTCACATTCAACGAGTGACCAAACGCCAACAACTTTATAATGATTCAACATCCAACAAAGGATTGTGA
- a CDS encoding beta-glucoside-specific PTS transporter subunit IIABC — protein MNYDQLGKQILEKVGGEKNVNSLVHCATRLRFKLKDPTKANKEELTSLDGVIQVVTTSGQFQVVIGNEVSDVYNSIMKVSDWESGSDSSDNSSDEKTGIVTKAVDMISGIFAPILGALAGAGMLKGLLAIAIATNLLDKEGGTYFLLNIAADSMFYFLPMLLAVTAAKKFKTDVSVALIIAGALLYPAIVEAYKSGETITFLGIPVILMSYSSSVIPIILAIYVQSLLEKPLRKWVHSSVRTFVVPMVLIVVVVPLTLMAFGPFGVYVGQMLANGYQSLADTNIIIAGIIMGAAWQLLVMFGLHWAFIPLILQNISTFGYDTIGALIISSIFAIAGATFGVWLKSKKTEVKAIAGPAFISALCGITEPAIYGVTLRYKRPFIIAIICAAIGGAIGGLSGATRPASAPSGITTLPIFYGEGFGLLVVAISVTFLLAAILTYFFGYSDDAVEEGNKKAAIDPEEKKANTKKDANIVSPLTGEVLPLDQVQDPVFRSEAMGKGCAIIPTVGQLFSPIDGQVVTVFPTGHAIGLKSSDGTEILVHVGIDTVQLEGKFYTKLVKPGDQVTKGQLLIEFDIDGIQEAGYDVTTPIVVTNTNDYLDIVAKNEGAVEHGESLISIAKNA, from the coding sequence ATGAACTACGATCAACTTGGTAAGCAGATTTTGGAGAAAGTCGGTGGCGAAAAGAATGTCAACTCGCTCGTACACTGCGCAACTCGTCTTCGATTTAAATTGAAAGACCCAACGAAAGCTAATAAAGAGGAGCTAACAAGTCTAGATGGTGTCATTCAAGTGGTGACGACGAGTGGTCAATTTCAAGTTGTCATTGGAAATGAAGTGAGTGATGTTTATAACTCGATTATGAAGGTCAGTGATTGGGAATCAGGAAGCGATTCATCTGATAACTCATCAGACGAGAAAACGGGTATTGTTACCAAGGCAGTAGATATGATTTCTGGTATTTTTGCTCCTATTTTAGGAGCTCTTGCCGGAGCAGGGATGCTCAAGGGATTACTGGCAATTGCCATTGCCACGAACCTGCTGGATAAAGAAGGCGGAACGTATTTTCTGTTAAATATTGCAGCGGATAGTATGTTTTACTTTTTACCAATGCTGCTAGCAGTGACAGCTGCGAAAAAGTTTAAGACAGACGTCAGTGTGGCCCTCATTATTGCCGGGGCACTGCTGTATCCGGCAATTGTAGAAGCTTACAAATCGGGTGAAACGATTACATTCCTTGGGATTCCTGTAATCTTAATGAGCTATAGTTCGTCTGTGATTCCGATTATCTTGGCGATTTATGTGCAGTCACTACTCGAAAAACCGCTTCGTAAATGGGTTCATTCATCTGTTCGTACATTTGTAGTTCCGATGGTCTTGATCGTCGTGGTCGTTCCATTAACTTTGATGGCATTTGGTCCATTTGGCGTATATGTAGGACAGATGCTTGCCAATGGCTATCAATCTCTTGCAGACACGAATATTATCATCGCAGGGATTATTATGGGGGCAGCTTGGCAGTTGCTTGTTATGTTTGGTCTTCATTGGGCGTTCATTCCATTAATCTTGCAAAATATTAGTACGTTCGGTTATGACACGATTGGAGCACTTATCATAAGCAGTATTTTCGCGATTGCTGGAGCGACCTTTGGTGTTTGGCTCAAGTCCAAGAAAACAGAAGTAAAAGCAATTGCTGGTCCTGCCTTCATTTCTGCTTTGTGTGGAATTACCGAACCGGCAATCTATGGGGTGACGCTTCGTTATAAACGACCATTCATTATTGCGATTATATGTGCAGCCATCGGTGGAGCAATTGGTGGTCTGTCTGGGGCAACAAGACCAGCAAGTGCACCATCTGGAATTACGACGCTACCGATTTTCTATGGGGAAGGATTTGGGTTATTAGTAGTCGCTATTTCGGTTACATTTCTGTTGGCAGCCATTTTAACCTACTTCTTTGGTTATAGCGATGATGCTGTAGAAGAAGGAAATAAGAAAGCAGCAATCGATCCAGAAGAGAAAAAAGCTAACACAAAAAAAGATGCTAATATTGTTAGCCCTCTAACAGGCGAAGTGTTACCACTCGATCAAGTACAAGATCCAGTGTTTCGTTCCGAAGCAATGGGCAAAGGATGCGCAATCATCCCAACAGTAGGTCAGCTTTTCTCTCCAATAGATGGACAGGTGGTGACTGTGTTCCCTACAGGACATGCAATTGGTTTGAAATCGAGTGATGGTACAGAGATTTTAGTGCATGTTGGGATTGATACGGTTCAATTGGAAGGAAAGTTTTATACAAAACTTGTCAAGCCAGGTGACCAAGTAACTAAAGGACAGCTTTTGATTGAATTTGATATCGATGGGATTCAAGAAGCTGGTTACGATGTGACAACCCCAATCGTTGTAACGAATACAAATGATTATTTAGATATTGTGGCAAAAAATGAAGGTGCTGTGGAGCATGGGGAATCGTTAATTAGCATTGCCAAAAACGCGTAA